A DNA window from Brenneria izadpanahii contains the following coding sequences:
- a CDS encoding ABC transporter permease, with the protein MSNSLRGFSGFLLYVITAFMLIFILTPIVLIVVISFSDGYFVSFPPTGFTLDWYGKVLGNSEFMEALLFSTLLAIGTTLLSLLLGVPAAFALVRGKLPYASLCKGLLLSPLIFPVLITGLALLQLFSSYGWGNVKLNLLLAHTVVTSPYVVRTVLTSLELVNPSLEEAARTLGAGRLAAFRHVVFPQIAPGVVSGAIFCFMVSFDNYPVSMWLADSANTPVPVVLYRQIGTVFDPSVATMSTLIILLATLVVVALERLVGLRRAMAA; encoded by the coding sequence ATGAGCAACAGTCTGCGCGGTTTTTCCGGCTTTCTGCTTTACGTTATCACCGCTTTCATGTTGATTTTCATTCTGACGCCGATCGTGCTGATTGTGGTGATTTCCTTCTCGGACGGCTATTTCGTCAGCTTTCCGCCGACGGGCTTTACGCTCGATTGGTACGGCAAGGTGTTGGGCAACAGTGAATTCATGGAAGCCCTGTTATTCAGCACGTTGTTGGCGATAGGCACGACGCTGCTGTCGTTGTTGCTCGGCGTGCCCGCCGCCTTTGCGCTGGTGCGCGGCAAGCTGCCGTACGCTTCGCTGTGCAAAGGGCTGTTGCTGTCGCCGCTGATCTTCCCGGTGCTGATTACCGGCCTGGCGCTGTTGCAGCTGTTTTCCAGCTACGGCTGGGGCAATGTCAAACTGAATCTGCTGCTGGCGCATACCGTAGTGACGTCGCCGTATGTAGTGAGAACGGTATTGACCAGTCTGGAACTGGTGAATCCCAGTCTGGAAGAGGCCGCCCGCACGCTGGGCGCCGGCCGGCTCGCCGCCTTTCGGCATGTGGTGTTCCCGCAAATCGCCCCCGGCGTGGTGTCCGGCGCGATCTTTTGTTTCATGGTGTCTTTCGATAATTACCCGGTTTCCATGTGGTTGGCCGATTCGGCCAATACCCCGGTGCCGGTGGTGCTGTATCGCCAGATCGGCACGGTGTTTGATCCATCGGTAGCGACCATGTCCACCCTGATTATTTTACTGGCAACACTGGTTGTCGTCGCGCTGGAGCGCCTGGTCGGGCTGCGCCGCGCCATGGCGGCATAG